Genomic segment of Mastomys coucha isolate ucsf_1 unplaced genomic scaffold, UCSF_Mcou_1 pScaffold23, whole genome shotgun sequence:
AATTTCTGTCTTGTGATTGCCTGGTGAGTACAAGTTCATACCTCAGCTTTAACTGAAGCCTTAGTTTTCTGCAGTCTTATGAGAAGACTCAGGGTTTGTGGAGGAAAAGAGCTCAGATTTCTAATGTGGGCTCCCGAAGTCAAAGTGTAGCTGAAGAGGCCGAATTTGAAATGACAACAGGCTGAGCAGAAGGCAGCCTCACCCCACCCCTTACTCCTCCAGTCCCCACCTCTATTCACACATAAAGCTCTGGGTTTTGCATTCCTGGTTTTCATTAAGTGACTCTGGGGCTGAACATTCCTGAAAGTTAAAGACCCATCATGGGTGAGCCTTTGACATAGTGGTCATGAAGATTCCTCATACTCAGTTCAGGATTTTTGGGTCGTCTGAACAGTAGATGCACATGAGAGGGAGGGGGACCAAGCAGAGGTTAATGCTGCTCTCTGTCCCCTAGGATGGCTGGCATGGTGCTGGGAGTGGGTGCTGGCGTGTTCCTCCTCGCTTTGATCTGGGTGttggtgctgctgctgtgtgtgctgttaTCCAGAGCCTCTGGGATAGCCAGGTAAGGCATTCTGTACAGCCGGGAGTCCTAGGTAAAAGCAATTAGAGGCAAAAATCGCTGACGCTCATTAAACATTTAGAATTCAGAAGATCATTTTTGTAATTACTGGCAGTTTGAACGAGTTGCATTTTAACCTCTTATCATAAGCACTAACTGTGTTATTTATGCTCTGAGGCAGTGGTGGGAGGGGGAACGGAAGCGTGTGTTCTTCAGTTCTCACTGTGGAGGAGATGGAGTGTGGGAGGGAGACCAGAGATGACGAGAAAatccgctgctgctgctgctgttgaggTCCTTGGGAGTTGTAGGTAGAAGTTTTGTCTAATTGTTCAGATTCATGGCACACGCTTGGTCCAGTCCTTAAGGCTTTAGCCTAGGCCCACAGAAACTGAAGTTTACAATGAGTTGCCCTGGCCCTCCGTAGCAAGCCATAACTGAATCCTAGAGACACTtgagatacatacacactctGTCAGAGTCATGTCAAGAATAAACGGAGAGCTACAGTGTTTGTCGAAGTGTTCTGGTCTGAAAGAACAAAGGTGTGCAGGGATAGGAGggatgtgtatgtctgtatgcgtGAATGGACACTTTGTGCAGAAAATTATGAATTCTCATTGTTAGGAACTGGGAGTTACCAGGAATAAATAGGAATGTACCCAGCTGTCACCTGTCTGGGAAGCCAGGCTTTGTGGTGGAGGACTTTATAACCCTTCAGGGACTGTGATCCAGCACAGGCCTGCTGGTTAGAAGTAGATTGTCCGTAGTGCTTCTGATACTCAGGTCTCTTTCTTTGCCCCCAGGTTCTCCATCGTCTTTGTCTTCCTTGGTGCTCTAATCATTACTACAGTCCTATTGCTTTTCCCTCGAGCCAGTGAATTCCCAGCCCCAGAAGGTGAAATGAAGGTAAAGCTATTAAGTTTCATTTTTCCCCTAATCTCAGCCCCTCCACCCAGCCCTGCAAGCTGTTCAAACAACGATGGGGCTCCAAGGGAGCTGCAAGGCCCCTGTCCCTTTACCTTGGGAAAGGGTCTTATGAATCCCACCTGTAGCACCACCACGCAGTGATTTACCTAGTGGCCGTCACTTGCCACTTGCATTAAGTTGAATGGCAGTGTAGAGAGCCACTCCTTacttagagacagagaaagagttaGGAACTAGAAACTGACTAGCATAGGCTGTAAGTGTGGTGTTCCCCATTCCTGGTAGCATTGGTTGAGAGTCTCAGATCCTTGTCAAAATGGGTGTTGTTGTGTTCTCAGGGTGCTGAATGACATGATTTTCCAATCTGAGGTTGACTTTTCCCACTGTTGTGTTAAGAGAACCATTTCTATCAAGAACAGTGGGTAAGAGGAGTATTTCCATGGGAAGCAGAAGGTGAAGTTATAGATGCTAGTGATTGTCATCTTCATCCCTTAGACCACATCtgccagcccctacttctgtaAATAGATTTATATCGCCTCTGTCATCGCCCCATTTCTGCAGACCTCACCGATCTGGTTCGTTCCTGTCCTGGGGCTGGTTCTACCATGTGTGGCTGGTCTCAGACCCACAGGCTCTTGCGCCATTATATCTTCTTGTGGCATTCTGATTTCTTCCCTGTagctattttaattttgaagtagAAGCCATGCTAATAGTTAACATTCTTAAAGAATTACTGTATTGGGAGACCTGTGCTAAATACATTGTTTACATTGTGTCATTAAAGCACACAGCAACCCTAAGTTAGGTACTATTGTTTTCTGGGTAAGAGGGTCAGGTGCCCTGTCCAAATTCACACTGTCCAGGAAAAAGCAGAGCAAGGATTTAAGCGGAATTCTGTCCTTAGAATCTTcaaacttgctgggcagtggtggtgcatgcctttaatcccagtgcttgggaggcagaggcaggtggatctctgaatttgagggcagcttggtctatagagtgagttccaagacaggcagagctacacaaagaaaaactgtctcaaaaaaccataccCCCTCACAGACCCCCTCCCCAAATCTTCACACTTGTTGGAACTGAATAGAATATCAAAGACCATTCTCCAGATCTGACAGATTGTCAATTTGATATAACCcacaaaattacataatttttttgaagTAAAGTGAACATACACTTCCAGTTCTACCTAAGACTAATGACAGTGAGAGGAAGAAAATTAGCTCTGGAGACTCTAAGGGAAATTAGCTTACCACAGATTCCAGGGGTTATTCCCCTGGGTATCAGGCTCTTCTCTGATGGGCCTACCCCAGTTTCTCTGTTTTTAGGTGGAAAGAGTGATATACATTGCCATATTTGTAATTACTGCAGATGTGACAACTGGAAAAGGCACAGAGCAAGCATCCTTTCTAA
This window contains:
- the Tmem218 gene encoding transmembrane protein 218 isoform X1 codes for the protein MTKQARMAGMVLGVGAGVFLLALIWVLVLLLCVLLSRASGIARFSIVFVFLGALIITTVLLLFPRASEFPAPEGEMKIVDAFFIGRYVLLAFLSAVFLGGLFLLLTHHVLEPIYAKPLRSC
- the Tmem218 gene encoding transmembrane protein 218 isoform X2 encodes the protein MAGMVLGVGAGVFLLALIWVLVLLLCVLLSRASGIARFSIVFVFLGALIITTVLLLFPRASEFPAPEGEMKIVDAFFIGRYVLLAFLSAVFLGGLFLLLTHHVLEPIYAKPLRSC